In Desulfobacterales bacterium, the genomic window TTGAAAAAGGGACCCTCTTCTCCTCCCTTTTTTAAAGGGAGGTCGGGAGGGATTTCTGAATTTAAAAAGTTGGTTATGCTTCTGTTAATGCGCACCTCGGTTTTTTAAAATCCCCCCTGCCCCCCTTTTTCAAAGGGGGATGACACAAGAAGGATTTCCTTTTTCAAAGGAAGAAATAGATAAGAATTCCATTTTCAAAGAGGATGAGATAATGGAGAGGCACTTCCCGTTGTCCGCAGCATACCAACCGACAACGGACAAGTTGTATTTAAAGGCGGTTTGTTTGCCTTCAGCCTAAACCCCTTCAGCCTTCAGCCTATTTAAACAATTCGCCCAAACAACTTTTCTATAGTCCGGACATTCCATTTAATCCAGGTGGGGCGGCCGTGGGGGCAGTGGGAAGGGTCGTTGCACCGGCCGAGCGCCTCGACAAGGTGCTGCATTTCCTTTTGGGAAAGCGGCCGGTTGGCGCGCAGGGTGCCGTGGCAGGCCATGACCACCAGACACTCTTCCAGGGCCTTTTCAATCCCGGCGCTGAAACCGGTTTCCGTCAGCGTTTCCGCCACCTCCCGGATGAGGGGCTCGATTTCGCGGCCGGCGAGCACTGCGGGAACGGCTTTAACCACAAACGTGCTGCCGCCAAAGGGCTCGATCTCGAGGCCGATATTTTGAAGTCCGGCAAGAATTTCGGAAAGGGCGGCGGCCTGGCGCTGATCAAGGTCAATGGTTTGCGGGATCAGCAGACGCTGGCTGCTCTTGCGTGATGCATTAGTCTGCTGTTTGAGCTGTTCAAAACGGATGCGTTCGTGGGCGGCGTGCTGGTCAATCAGGATCAGCTCATCTCCGGCCTCGCACAGAATATAGGTGCCGCGGAACTGGCCGATAGGCTGCCAGTTATCGAGCTGTTCCGGTTCCCAGAGGGGCGGCTGATCCTGCGGCGGGGTGCGGTCAGCAGCTTTTAAAGGTTCGATGCTAATTGAGTTGCTTTGCGGTGTCTGGCGCCTAAAGACCGCCATAGGTTCCGCAAGCCCAGGTGGTTTGGTGCCGGCTGCAGACACTACCGGGGCAGTAACCCATCCGGGCCGCCCGGTTCGACCCAATACTGCTGCTACTGCTGTACGGACGGCATCATGAACCCGGTTTGGATCGGTAAAGCGGACTTCGTTTTTAGTCGGATGGACATTCACATCCACCCGGTCAAAGGGGACCTTTATAAAAAGGACGGCCACCGGAAACTGCCCTTTCATCAGGCGGCGTTCGTAACCGGCCATCAAGCCGTGTAGAACTGTCCGGTCCCGTACCGGCCGACCGTTTACAAACAGGTAGATTCCCTGGGCCGAACTGCGGGCAACCCGGGGGTCTGAAACCCAGCCGGAGATTGAAACGGCATCTTCATTAAAGGCGATCTCGTAAAGCGCCTTTAAAAGGTCCTGTCCCAAAACATCGGCTGTCCGTAAGGCTGGATCGGCGGCTGAAAAATTCTTGATTGTTTTGCGGTTGTGCTGCAGACGGAACTGGACATCCGGCCAGGCCAGGGCAATGGTGGCAACGGCGTCGGTAATATGGCCCATTTCAGTGGCAGTCGTCTTTAAAAACTTGCGGCGGACCGGGATGTTGAAAAACAGTTGTCGGACGGATACCATGGTGCCGACCGGGGCGCCTTCATCGGCAACCTTTTTGAGTTTGCCGCCCTCCAGATAAACGCCGGTGCCGGCGTCCGCATCCTTGGGCCGGGTTATCAGTGTAAAGCGGGACACCGCCGCAATACTGGGCAGGGCCTCACCCCTGAACCCCAGGGTCCGGATGCTGAATAGGTCGGCGTCGTCGGCCAGTTTGCTGGTGGCATAGCGCTCGATGGCCAGCAGGGCGTCGTCCCGGGGCATGCCGCTGCCGTTGTCGGAAACCCGAATCAGGGAGCGGCCGCCGTTTTCGATTTCAACCAGGATGCGTGTTGCGCCGGCGTCCAGGGCGTTTTCAACCAGTTCTTTCACCACCGCAGCCGGCCGCTCCACCACCTCGCCGGCGGCGATTTTATTGGAAAGTATTTCAGGGAGTATTTTTATGAGGGACATATCATTGCTCTTGTCAGGTATATAGGCTGAAGGCAAATAGACTGAAGGCTGAAGTGGGCTCAGAGCTCAGGGTTCAGTTATTGTCTTTTTTAAAATCCCCCCTGCCCCCCTTTTTCAAAAGGGGAAAAGAGTTAACACTCGATCGCTGAAATCCCGCCCTCTGCCTGCCCGGCGTTACCCCGCAGGGGCGAAGCCTGGGACGCCCGACCATCCTTCAGTCTACAGTCTATCTACCTTCAGCCTCTTTTAAACACCGGGCCAGAAAATCGGCGTCCTTGGGCGACAGATTAAACTTCAGGCAGGCGGCTTCAATAAGCTGCCGGGCTTTTTTATTCGGATTGTCCAAGTGTTCTTCCGAGATCCACTTCACGGCTTTACGCAGATCTTCTCCCTGGGGTTCGATGGGCATGGAAGATATCCTCCTTAATTATTTTCAAAATTATTTCGCACCCCAAAGTCGGCCTTTATGCCTGTCGACCGGGGTTGTTCAGGTAGATAGGCTGAAGACTGAAGGCCGAAGGCTATAAAACAACTTGTAAGGCACAAATCAAGCATTTCAAGACGTTCTCATTTTTTTGGAATTTTGGTTTAATATTTTTGTGTGCTTGTGCATAATTACCCTTCAGTCTAAACCCCTTCTGCCTAATTCCCTTTAGCCTATTTCACAATTCCGGCCTGCGCTGGTGAAAGTCGGTTGCCCTTTCAAAATTATAGGCCGTTTTCAGGAGCGTTTCTTCCCGGAAATGGCTCCCCATCAACTGCAGGCCGATGGGAAGCCCTGCATCTGAAAATCCGCAGGGGACGGACATGCCCGGAATGCCGGCCAGGTTTGCGGAAAGGGTAAAAATATCGGAAAGATACATGGTCAGCGGGTCTTCGGTTTTTTCGCCGATGCTAAAGGCCGGTGTGGGGGCCACCGGCGACAGAATCACGTCGCAGGTTTCAAAGGCCTTTTTAAAGTCGGCCATGATCAAGGTCCGCACCTGGGACGCTTTTTTATAATAGGCATCGTAGTATCCGGCTGAAAGGGCGTAGGTGCCGATGATAATCCGTCGCTGAACTTCAGGGCCGAAGCCGGCAGAGCGCGTCCGGCGGTACATGTCCAAAAGAGTGTCGGGATTTTTGTCTCTGAAACCATATTTAACGCCGTCGTAGCGGGCCAGGTTTGAGCTGGCTTCAGAAGGTGCAATTACGTAATAGACGGCAACGGCATAGCGGGTGTGGGGCAGGGACACGGAAACGGTTTTGGCGCCCAGGGTTTGGATGACCGCGACGGCCTTTTGAAAGGCAGCGGACACTTCAGGGTGAAGCCCTTCGGAAGAGGTGTATTCATCTGCAATCCCCACAGTCAGTCCCTTAAGCCCCTCTGTCAAGGCGGCGGTAAAATCCGGAACCGTCTCGGGGACCGAGGTGGAATCCTTGGCGTCATAGCCGCAGATGGCGTTTAGAATAATGGCGCAATCGGTGACGTCTTTGGTCAGAGGGCCAATCTGGTCAAGGGAAGAGGCAAAGGCCACCAGACCGTAGCGCGACACCCGGCCGTAGGTCGGTTTTAATCCCACGACGCTGCAGTGAGAGGCCGGCTGCCGGATGGACCCGCCCGTATCCGACCCCAAGGCTCCCATGCATAAGTCGGCTGCCACGGCCGCTGCCGATCCGCCGCTGGATCCGCCCGGGATTCGTTTTAGATCCCAGGGATTGCGGGTTGGCTTGAAGGCTGAATTTTCAGTGGATGACCCCATGGCAAATTCGTCCATGTTTGTCTTTCCGATGATTACCGCGCCTGAGTTTTTGAGCTTTTGCATGACGGTGGCGTCATAAGGGGGCACAAAATTTTCCAGAATTCTTGATGCGCAGGTGGTGGGTATTCCCTCGGTGCAGATCAGGTCTTTGATTGCCAGCGGGATGCCGGAAAGCGGAGTGAACCGGCCCGAGGATATCATTTGATCAGCCGTGCGAGACTGCTCCAGGGCGCTATCGGCCGCAACCGTGAGATAGGCATCAATTTTCGGTTCTATTGCTTCGATTCGATCCAGCACGGAACAGGTCAGTTCCCGGGCGGTTATTTCTTTTTTTTGCAGCAGCGCGTGTGCTTCATGAATGGTCAGTTTGTATAAACTCATTATTTTCGACCCATTTTTTTAAAATCCCCCCCGCCCCCCTTTTCCAAAGAGGGGAATAAGTGGATTAAGCTCCCTTATGTCAGGGGGAACGGGAGTTTTTTTTCCTTAAAAATCCCCTTTGTAAAGGGGGATTTTAGGGGATTTCTTTAAGAAAACACATTCAGATTCGGTTTACAAAATACATGACTATATCTATGAAATAAAGCACTCATTCAATCACCTTGGGTACCAAAAAATTGGCGTCAAGTTTGTCCGGGGCGTTGGCCATGGATTTTTCCCGGTCCATGTGAACGGTTTCAGAATCTTCACGAAAGGCATTGGTCAGTAGAATAGCGTGTGTGGTGGGTTTTACACCTTCGGTGTTGACCCGACTGAGCATGTCCACATAGTCCAGGATTTTTCCAATCTGACCGGCCAGGGCATCCATATTACGTTCATCAATGTCAAGCCGGGCCAGATGGGCTACATGCTGGACTTCTTCTTTGGTGATTTTCATTTCTGCACAATTATCCCTTTAATATTTTCCTTTTTCAATCGCTCCAGCATCCGGGTTGCCGCTGTTCTGTCTTTAAAACTTCCGATTCTGACACGGTACCAGGTGCCTTGCCCGGGTACTGTCCCGGTGGTGCGGTATGCCGGGTAACCCTTCCGTCTGAGCTCGGCCACCTTTATATCGGCAAACTTTGCCTCCTTTAACGCGGCCACCTGGATGGTGAGATTGCCCGGCATATTGTCATTGTCGGGTCTAAGCTTAGGACCATCAACGGATTCGGCAGGTTTGGGCGTGCTTTCAGACAGTTTTTTGTTCCCAGCCGCCGGTATTTTTTTTATGTTTTCATCCGGTTTTTCGGGGCGGTTGGCCTCCAGGCTAAGACGCGGTTCAACCTGGTTTTTTTTAAGAGCTTCATGAAATTCAAGATCGGGTTTGTCGGGGACTGCTTCGGAACGGTTTTTATACCATAGCTGTTCCTTCATCTGCACGGCTTCTTTCAGCGAAGCCAGTTCCTTTTGCAGTGATTCAATATTAAAATGCACCGGCGCTGTTCCCCGGCCCACCAAAACCCCGAGGACAAACATCCAGGCCGACACAAAAAAAATAATACAGAGCCAGAGGGTTGTGCTTTTTCGGCCGGAATTGCCTGAAGGAAGATTGTTATCAGCTTGTTTTGCCATTGTTTATTCTAAAAGCCCACCCTGCTTCCCTTTATAAAATGGATAACCCCAAAAGTTTCTTTTCTCCCGCAGAGACGCTGAGCCGCAGTGGGTATTATTCTTCTGTCCCTATGTCATTTTCAGTCATTCTCTGCGCCCCTGCGCCTCTGCGCGAAGCCATTCATCCATTCAAACTGCCTATATTACATCTTATGTGGTGCCGACACCCCCAGCAGTACGAGGCCGTTGCGGATGACTTTTTGCACCGCCAGGACCAGATATAATCGAGCGCGGGTCAGAATAGGGTCTTCGGCCAAGACCCGGTGTTTATTGTAATAGGCATGGAAACAAGATGCAAGGTTCATGAGATAAAAGGTGATGCGGTGGGGTTCTAAATAAGCGGCACTGCTGCTGACCGTTTCAGGATATCGCGCCAGCGTTTTCATAAGTTGGATTTCCTCCGGTTCTACAAGCCGGGCGAGGGCATCGGCATCCCATTCTGCTGTTGAAATATCTTTTTCCCCGACTTTACGGGCAATACTTGCGATGCGGGCATGGACATATTGTACATAGTAAACCGGGTTGTCATTGGTCTTTTGCTTGGCAAGTTCCAGGTCGAAATCGAGGGGGCTTTCGTAATGGCGGGTTAAAAAGATAAAACGAGCCGCATCCCGGCCGACTTCATCGACGACATCTTTCAGGGTAACGAATTCACCGGAACGGGTGGACATGGCCACCGGCAGGCCCCCCCTTAACAGGTTGACCAGTTGAACCAGGATAACTTTAAACTGGTCGCGGCGGTAGCCGGAGGCTTCGATAGACGCCGCCATGCGCGGGATGTAGCCATGGTGATCTGCGCCCCAGACATCGATGACCCACTCAAACCCCCGATCAAACTTGTCGTGGTGATAGGCGATGTCGGAGGCAAAATAAGTTGTCAGGCCGTTATTGCGAACGACCACGCGGTCCTTTTCATCGCCGAAACGGCTGGTGTTGAACCAGAGGGCGCCGTCTTTTTGATAAATAGTCTGTTTGTTCTTAAATTCGCTGATGACCCGGTCAACATGGCCGGAATCGAACAGGCTTTGCTCGCTGAACCAGTTGTCGTGGGTGACGCCGAAGGCGATCAAGTCTTTTTTGATATCCGCCAAGATGGTATCGGCGGCATAGCGGGCGCAGTATCCGATGGCGTTGTCATCGCCTTGCTCAAGCAGGCTGTTTCCTTTTAGTTTTTTGATTTCATTGGCGATACCAACAATATAGTCTCCCTGGTAACAGTCCCGCGGAAAGGCGATGTTTTCGCCTAATTGCTGCTGATACCTCAGAAAAACAGAACGTCCCAGCGTTCGGATCTGACGGCCGGAGTCATTGATATAGTATTCGCGCTGAACGTCATAACCGCAAAAAGACAGGACATTTGCCACGCTGTCGCCCACAGCCGCTCCGCGGCCATGCCCCACATGCAGGGGACCGGTGGGGTTGGCGCTGACAAATTCAACCTGGACCCGTTTGCCCTGACCGATATCCACAGCGCCGAAATGGGTATCCTCCTTGTGGACGGCCTTTAAAACCGGGAGCCAGGATGCCGGATTGATAAAAATATTGATAAAACCGGGACCGGCAATCTCTGTTTTTGCAATGACACCGTCCGGATCGTCCATGTATTTCAATATGATTTCCGCAACTTTGCGAGGCGGCATTTTCTGGGCGGATGCCGTCACCATGGCGATATTGGTGGAAAAGTCGCCGTGTGCTTCAATTTTAGGCTCATCAATCGTTATTTCCGGCAGTGTGGATGAGGGCAGAACACCCTGACGGTGTGCCGTTATGGCGGCATTTTGAATGATGATTTGAATAGTCTGTTTCATAAAAAAATTGCTTATCAAAAAAAGTTTTTATTTCATTTTAACGTGAAAACAATTAAAGTCTTAATTAATAAAGACTTTTCATTTTCAAGTCAAGTTTCTTCAATGAAAAGTCTGTCCGGAAAACGCATAAAGGGTGTTGCCCATCAGGATTTTCTATAACATGAACAAAAAAACGGATGACACAGTTCTGGTTATCATACCGGCTTACAATGAACAGAAAAATATCGGTGATATCGTTGCAAAGATAAAAAAGACAGATACAAAGATAGATGTCGCTGTCATAGATGATGGTTCTGCAGATAACACAGCATCCCATGCCGAACTTGCAGGCGCGAAAGTGATTCGGCATTTGGTAAATATGGGCTATGGTGCAGCTTTACAGACCGGATATAAATATGCCATCAATCGTGAATATGACTATCTCGTTCAACTGGATGGAGACGGCCAGCACGATCCGGGATATATCCCCGAATTGTTGAAGATGGTTAAGACCGGGGAAGGGGATCTGGTCTTAGGTTCAAGGTTTCTAAAAAAAAACGCAGCGGGAAAAGGTGCTTGGACCTTACCCCAGACCGGTATCGCCAGAAAATGGGGCATCAAGATATTTGCCTTTTTGACGAGCACAATCGTGGGTTTTAAGATTACCGATCCCACTTCCGGATATCAGGCTTTAAATCGAAAGGTTGTCGCTTTTTTTACCCAGGATTTTTTCCCCTCTGATTTTCCGGATGCCGATATCATTGTGATCGCCCATCGGGCTGGCTTTAAGATTAAAGAGTTTCCGATGATGATGTCGCGGCGGTCTATGGGAAAATCCATGCATTCAGGGCTAAAACCGGTTTATTACATATTCAAGATGATTTTATCGCTTTTTATGACGTTGCTAAGAAAACGTGCTTTGCCAAATCCCTAAGGATAATTTCACGTAAATTTGGTGAGGTATTTTTCAAACTGGATTTGAACGAACTTCCTAATGAAATCCCCCCGTTCCCCCCTTTGACAAAGTTGGGGCCTGCAGGGAGAGCAGCCGAGCGGCTGAGGGAGGATTTTAACAAAAGGGAAGATTTTTTTCTTCTCCCTTTCATAAAGGGAGGGGGGAGGGATTTTTATTCACCGGGATTGTTTAGCGAATTGAAATGTCATCGTATTTATGTTCATATGTACTAAGCTGGCTGGTACAAGTCACCCGTAACCGGCGAATGAACAAAGAAATATTTGGAGGACATAAGCAATATGTTGATACGACAAAAAATAGCCATGATTCTTATTTGCGTATTTGTATTTGTATTTATTCTGGAGCTTGTCCGGAGGCGGAAATTGAGGGAGGAGTATTCCTGGCTATGGCTCTTGACCAGCATATTGATGTTTTTGATGGTGATTAAATATGAATGGCTTACCGCCATCAGCAGGATTATCGGAGCGGTTCTTCCTACCACCGCCTTGTTTATCGGCGCGCTGCTATTTCTGATGATACTCTCCGTCCAGTTCTCTGTAAGGATATCCAGCCTGTCTGATCAGGTAAAAAATATAATGCAGGAAAATGCCCTTCTCAGAACAAAGATTGAAGAATTATCGGAAAAGCCACAATCCAAGAATGAATGACCCACATGTCCGTTTTTTTAACTGGAAAATTCCCTCTCCTTGGGGAGAGGGTTGGGGTGAGGGGATAAGATAAAACCAGACATGGCTTCGATCTTTCTCGCAAATGCCCCATATCTTTTAGAAGAAAGGTATGGGAAATTGGCCCCTTTGGGAGCTACGCTTCCGCACCTGGGGCTCCTCATGCTGGGGGCGACGCTGCGGAAGGCCGGCCACCGGATTCGCATCTGGGACGCTTCGGCGCAGGGTGCGGGATATGAAAAAACATTGGAAGAAGCCAAACGCTTCCGGCCGGATATCATCGCCTTAACTGCGGTTACACCCTCGCTTCTCAAAACAGTAAAACTGGCCGAGATGTTAAAGGGGCTTTATCCCTCCGCAGCGATCATCATCGGCGGGCCGCATTTCACCGCTGTTCCTGAACAGACCCTGCGGGATTATCCGGTTTTTGATTATGGGGTCATGGGGGAAGGCGAACACACCCTGGTCGATCTGGTTGAAAGGTTGGCAGCGGGCAACTCTCCTTCAAATGTGCCGGGTGTGGTGCTTCGCAAAGACGGCAAAGTCGTTTTTGGGCCGAATCGTCCCCCCATTCAAAGTCTCGACAGCCTACCCTTTCCAGCCTGGGACCTTCTGGACAACTTTCCTTCACAGTATCATCCGGCGCTGTTTAAGTATAAAAAACTTCCGGCAATGCATATCGTGTCATCCCGGGGCTGTCCCAACAATTGCATTTTTTGCGACACGTCGGTCTTCAAAAAAAAGATCCGGTACCACAGCGCCGAATATGTTTTGGAAATGATTGATTATCTGGTAACAAATTATCAAATCCGGGAAATCATTTTTGAGGATGATCAGCTTTTGCTTAACAGGTCGCGGGTCATAAAAATAAGCGAAGGTTTTTTAAACGCCCGCTGGAATATATCCTGGTCCTGCAGCGGCAGGGTCAATTCCGTCAACGATAAAGCGCTGCTCCTGTTAATGAAGCGTTCTGGCTGCTGGCAGATAAACTACGGGGTGGAGTCGGGCAATCAGAAAATATTGGATTTTGTTCAAAAAGGAATCACGCTTTCTCAGATTGAGGCCGCGGTTAAACTGAGCCGTGAAGCCGGCATCCTGAGCAAAGCCTATTTTATATTCGGGCTGCCCTATGAAACAGAGGAGACCATGCAACATACGATTGACTTTGCCCGTCGGATTCCTCTGGATGATATGAGCGTGTTTACCCTGACGCCCTTTCCCGGTTCCAGGATGCATGCGATTGCAGCGCAACATGGAACACTCCAAAATGACTTTGAAAAAATGAATCTGCTGGATGTGGTTTATGTGCCCCGCGGTTTAACCGAAAAAAAGCTCATGGATTACCGCCGACGGTTTATGAAGGCATTCTACCTGCGACCCGTGATTATCTGGAGTTATATGAAACGGCTCATTGGAAACCCTTCCAATTTGTGGCGAATGCTGAAGGCTTTCCGGGGATTTTTGGAAGAGATTATTTGATGAAAATATCCGTCGTCACACCCTCCTTCAATCAGGGGAAATTTATTGAGAAAACCATTTTGAGTGTATTAGGCCAAACAGGGGACTTTGAGCTGGATTATATTATCATGGATGGCGGGTCTACCGATAATACACTGGATTTTATCAGGAAATACCGGCATCGATTGAGATATATTTCAGAAAAAGATCAGGGTCAGTCCGACGCCATCAACAAGGGCTTTGAGATGGCTTCCGGAGAGTTGCTTGGATGGCTGAATTCAGACGATACGTATAGGCCGGGGGTTCTTTCCGAGGTTGCTGAGCGGTATCGCAATGTCGGGTTTAAATGGTGTTTCGGCAACTGCAAAAATATCGATGAAAATGACCGGGAGATACGGCGGCTGATCACCTGGTACAAAATAATTGAAAGCAAAAAGTATTCCTACCGGCGGCTGCTTTCAAAAGACTTTATCTCCCAGCCCGCTGTATTTTTCACTAGAGACATATTCAACGCGGTCGGGCCGCTGGATCTTAATTGCAGATATTCCATGGATTACGATTACTGGTTAAGAATCGGCAAAAAGTATGATCCTTTATTCATAAACAGGTTTTTGGCAAATTTCAGATGGCAGGCCGAGTCAAAAAACAGCAGGAACTACGAAAAAGCGGCTTTTGAGACGTACCTGACCGCCAAAAGGCATGCCCGCCCAAAAGACATATACCCTATTTTCCGGCACTATATTCATTACAGGAGCTTGTGCCTGTTATACCGGTTTCTATGAATACAGGGACGCACCCTAAAATTGATTTGATTTTTCTCCATCCCCATTTCACCCTTCCGGGCGGGGCCGGCAATGCCGTTATCGAGGCTGCGAGCCGCCTCAACCCGGAAAGGTACAACGTGCGGATAATCTGTATCCGGGCCGATTCGGATTATAAAAACAGGTATCCCGCCTTATGCTTTATTGAAATCGGCGGCCCTTTGTCGAGTAGTCCGATGTTTTGGCTTACATTTCCGTGGGTGCAATACAAGATACATAGCGAACTCAATCGATTTTCTCCCGGGATCATCATACCGAATGTTCTGCCTGCGAATTGGTGGGGCTTTATCTATAAACTTTTTCACAAAGAGGTTCTTTGTTTATGGTATTGCCATGAGCCCAGCGCATTTATTCACATTCCGCAATGGATAGAATCCATAACCCATCCGTTCATTCGGATCGGCGCCAAGTTGTTAAACCCTTTATTAAAGGCTGTTGATTTATTTCTGGTATCCAAAGGTCCTGATCATGTTGTGAGTAATTCCAGATTCAGCAGTAGACTTTTTGAGAAGGTTTACCACAGGCACGTTGCTGACTATTTATACCCGGGGATTGATCTTGAATACTTTTCACCACAGGCGGATAAAAAGAAATATCTATTAATGGTCAGCCGGTTGACTAAATTTAAAAATGTACACATTGCCATCCAGGCCATGTCGGAAGTGAAAGATAAAGCGTACCGGCTGGTTATTGGCGGTGAGGGGGAAGAAAAAGATAACCTGATGGCCTTGACCAAAAGCCTCAATCTTACCGATCGCGTTCATTTTATCGGCCGGGTAGCGGACAATGACCTGCCCAAATTATATGCCGAGGCAAAGCTGGTATTATTTACGAGCCGGGAGGAGCCTTTCGGCATGGTTCCGGTAGAGGCCCTGGTTTGCGGGACCCCTGTAATCGGGGCCGGGTCCGGCGGATTGACGGAAACAATTGCCCATAACTATAACGGGATTTTACTCGATGAAATGACAGCCGAGAATTTGGCGGATGCCGTTAATGCCTTACTCTCCGACAACAAGAAATATGAATTGTTACAGAAACATACACGAGAAACAGCGGAAGAGTTTGGCTGGGACCGGCATGTCAAAACGTTGGAAAGTATCTTGGAGGACTTAATGCGGAGGGACCAAAAGGGGACTTATAGGGAAAAAAATGTGGATTAGACCGTCTTTATCATGAATCAAACTTACTGTGATTATTGGCACTTTAATACCTCCGCCCAAATTTCGCCCCATGCCGATTCATGGTGATGCACCATGAGCCCGGCATCCTTCATTTCAGCCTTAAAACTGTTCAATGTGTACTCCGTAAAATGGGTAGAATCACTGAAATAGGGCATTCCCAACTCTTTTTTCAGGGGAACAAGCCAATGCCTGTTAAACATGGGTATCCGTATGAGAAATCGCCTGGGCGTACAACTGTTCTGCAGTTTTTTGAGCAATTCCACGCGATCCCGGATATGCTCAAGCACGTTTGACATGACAATCACATCGTATGGGCCGCCAGAAACGTCATCAGTGGCATCACCCCGTATGAATTCGAGGTTTTTGTGCTGATATCTTTTTCGGGATAGGCTGATGTTTTCCTCGTTCAAATCAAGGCCGGTGACAAATGCGCCGGATTCAGCCATGTGCATGGCAACTGTCCCATTTCCGCAGCCGACATCAAGAACTTTTTCACCCTTTTCAATCCGATCAACAAAAAAACTGTGATAATTCATCAGCCGGTGTTTGGGATGTATGCCCCCCTCATAGCGTATGGCGGCCTGATTCAGATGATGGTACAGGCGTTCGTCGAGGAACATGAGCTCCCGCAGGCCCGCGGCAGGCTGACGGTTTCTTTCCGCCGCCTCAAAAGAAAGGCAGCAGAGTTGCTTTCGCCAGGAAGAAGGTGTTGCCCTGAAAAGGGCGATCAGTATTTTCGCGAGCAGTCTCCGCATGTGCGCTTAACTTGCTCCTGACATAAAAGATTCAAACAATTCTTTGTGCCGCCTCAGCCATGGCGTCACGTCAAAGTTTTCAACCGCTCTTTGTCGGGCGGCTTCGGAATAGACTTTGTAAGATGACATGACTTGCAGTACCGCTTCGGCCATCTCATCAGGATCCGGAGGGTGGAGCCTATCCCAGTCGGCCGGAGCGGGTATGCCGATACCTGCGTCCGGCCCGACGAGTTCCGGCACCCCGCCGCTCCCGGAATAGACCACCGGCAATCCGCAGGCCATTGCTTCAAGCACGACGCTCGGGCAAGGATCGTTGTATTTGGTATGCAGCAAAATATGTGCTTTGCGTATCATATGACCGGCTTCGGCCTGGGTATATGGGCCCCGAAAGATGACGCTGTCCATGATCCCGAGTTTCAGACAGATTCCTTTTACCTCATCTTCAGCTTTTTTCGAATCGGCATGCCAGCAGAATCGACCGGCAATGATCAGCCGGGCGTTGACCGCTTTTTTAAGGATTGCATGCAGGGTTTCCAGCGCCGCCTGAACCCGATACAACTGCCAATGGCTTCCGGACAAAAGCAGCGCCCATTCCCTGGGTTCGGACGCCATCTCCGCAGGTTTGAAAAAGCCGGTATCGACTGCATTGTATAAGATCTCAGAGGACCCT contains:
- the mutL gene encoding DNA mismatch repair endonuclease MutL; translation: MSLIKILPEILSNKIAAGEVVERPAAVVKELVENALDAGATRILVEIENGGRSLIRVSDNGSGMPRDDALLAIERYATSKLADDADLFSIRTLGFRGEALPSIAAVSRFTLITRPKDADAGTGVYLEGGKLKKVADEGAPVGTMVSVRQLFFNIPVRRKFLKTTATEMGHITDAVATIALAWPDVQFRLQHNRKTIKNFSAADPALRTADVLGQDLLKALYEIAFNEDAVSISGWVSDPRVARSSAQGIYLFVNGRPVRDRTVLHGLMAGYERRLMKGQFPVAVLFIKVPFDRVDVNVHPTKNEVRFTDPNRVHDAVRTAVAAVLGRTGRPGWVTAPVVSAAGTKPPGLAEPMAVFRRQTPQSNSISIEPLKAADRTPPQDQPPLWEPEQLDNWQPIGQFRGTYILCEAGDELILIDQHAAHERIRFEQLKQQTNASRKSSQRLLIPQTIDLDQRQAAALSEILAGLQNIGLEIEPFGGSTFVVKAVPAVLAGREIEPLIREVAETLTETGFSAGIEKALEECLVVMACHGTLRANRPLSQKEMQHLVEALGRCNDPSHCPHGRPTWIKWNVRTIEKLFGRIV
- the gatA gene encoding Asp-tRNA(Asn)/Glu-tRNA(Gln) amidotransferase subunit GatA, with the protein product MSLYKLTIHEAHALLQKKEITARELTCSVLDRIEAIEPKIDAYLTVAADSALEQSRTADQMISSGRFTPLSGIPLAIKDLICTEGIPTTCASRILENFVPPYDATVMQKLKNSGAVIIGKTNMDEFAMGSSTENSAFKPTRNPWDLKRIPGGSSGGSAAAVAADLCMGALGSDTGGSIRQPASHCSVVGLKPTYGRVSRYGLVAFASSLDQIGPLTKDVTDCAIILNAICGYDAKDSTSVPETVPDFTAALTEGLKGLTVGIADEYTSSEGLHPEVSAAFQKAVAVIQTLGAKTVSVSLPHTRYAVAVYYVIAPSEASSNLARYDGVKYGFRDKNPDTLLDMYRRTRSAGFGPEVQRRIIIGTYALSAGYYDAYYKKASQVRTLIMADFKKAFETCDVILSPVAPTPAFSIGEKTEDPLTMYLSDIFTLSANLAGIPGMSVPCGFSDAGLPIGLQLMGSHFREETLLKTAYNFERATDFHQRRPEL
- the gatC gene encoding Asp-tRNA(Asn)/Glu-tRNA(Gln) amidotransferase subunit GatC, with product MKITKEEVQHVAHLARLDIDERNMDALAGQIGKILDYVDMLSRVNTEGVKPTTHAILLTNAFREDSETVHMDREKSMANAPDKLDANFLVPKVIE
- a CDS encoding SPOR domain-containing protein, encoding MAKQADNNLPSGNSGRKSTTLWLCIIFFVSAWMFVLGVLVGRGTAPVHFNIESLQKELASLKEAVQMKEQLWYKNRSEAVPDKPDLEFHEALKKNQVEPRLSLEANRPEKPDENIKKIPAAGNKKLSESTPKPAESVDGPKLRPDNDNMPGNLTIQVAALKEAKFADIKVAELRRKGYPAYRTTGTVPGQGTWYRVRIGSFKDRTAATRMLERLKKENIKGIIVQK
- the argS gene encoding arginine--tRNA ligase; this translates as MKQTIQIIIQNAAITAHRQGVLPSSTLPEITIDEPKIEAHGDFSTNIAMVTASAQKMPPRKVAEIILKYMDDPDGVIAKTEIAGPGFINIFINPASWLPVLKAVHKEDTHFGAVDIGQGKRVQVEFVSANPTGPLHVGHGRGAAVGDSVANVLSFCGYDVQREYYINDSGRQIRTLGRSVFLRYQQQLGENIAFPRDCYQGDYIVGIANEIKKLKGNSLLEQGDDNAIGYCARYAADTILADIKKDLIAFGVTHDNWFSEQSLFDSGHVDRVISEFKNKQTIYQKDGALWFNTSRFGDEKDRVVVRNNGLTTYFASDIAYHHDKFDRGFEWVIDVWGADHHGYIPRMAASIEASGYRRDQFKVILVQLVNLLRGGLPVAMSTRSGEFVTLKDVVDEVGRDAARFIFLTRHYESPLDFDLELAKQKTNDNPVYYVQYVHARIASIARKVGEKDISTAEWDADALARLVEPEEIQLMKTLARYPETVSSSAAYLEPHRITFYLMNLASCFHAYYNKHRVLAEDPILTRARLYLVLAVQKVIRNGLVLLGVSAPHKM